One window of the Pseudarthrobacter sp. ATCC 49987 genome contains the following:
- the msrB gene encoding peptide-methionine (R)-S-oxide reductase MsrB, with translation MSIFSNRPKVSPVTAPAAASAAGSGAGSVNPPVEKSDEQWRQELTPEEYRVLRQAGTERPYTGEYWDTHTAGVYQCRACGTELFTSQEKFDSHCGWPSFWAPLADGTVRYIHDRTLGMERVEVRCAHCDSHLGHVFEGEGYGTPTDQRFCINSVSLKLVSADDAGQ, from the coding sequence ATGAGCATCTTTAGTAACAGGCCAAAAGTCTCGCCCGTCACCGCCCCTGCGGCCGCAAGCGCGGCCGGGTCCGGTGCCGGGAGCGTCAACCCGCCCGTTGAAAAATCCGACGAGCAGTGGCGCCAGGAACTGACGCCGGAGGAGTACCGTGTGCTCCGCCAGGCCGGGACCGAGCGTCCCTACACCGGCGAGTACTGGGACACTCACACCGCAGGCGTCTACCAGTGCCGTGCCTGCGGCACGGAGCTCTTCACCAGCCAGGAGAAGTTCGATTCGCACTGCGGCTGGCCCTCGTTCTGGGCCCCGCTGGCGGACGGCACGGTGAGATACATCCACGACCGGACGCTTGGCATGGAACGCGTCGAGGTCCGCTGCGCCCACTGTGATTCACACCTCGGCCATGTGTTCGAGGGTGAAGGCTACGGAACCCCGACTGACCAGCGCTTCTGCATCAATTCCGTCTCCCTCAAGCTGGTATCCGCGGACGACGCCGGCCAGTAG